One Chroicocephalus ridibundus chromosome 10, bChrRid1.1, whole genome shotgun sequence DNA window includes the following coding sequences:
- the SEMA3B gene encoding semaphorin-3B, with protein sequence MSRTLLLLLLLLRGPAAAGRPQPAATPRLKLAFPELRARHGLRLFTLERSCCYEALLLDEERGRLFAGAQNHLLSLALDDISQRDRKIYWPAPVEWREECNWAGKDITAECMNFVKILHPYNRTHLYACGTGAFHPVCAFVEAGQHAEEPLFKLDPRHTEDGKGKSPYDPRHAAASVLVGEELYSGVATDLMGRDFTIFRSLGRRPSIRTEQHDSRWLNEPKFVAVFWVPESEDPDDDKIYFFFRETAVERQQGLGKTSFARIGQICRNDVGGQRSLVNKWTTFLKARLVCAVPGPDGADTHFDELRDVFLLQTRDKRNPLVYAIFSTSSSVFQGSAICVYTMADIRRAFLGPFAHKEGPNYQWVSYQGRVPYPRPGMCPSKTFGTFGSTKDFPDEVIQFARHHPLMYNPVLPHGHRPLFLQAAVPYTFTRIAVDRVTAADGHYDVLFIGTDVGTVLKVVSVPTESWHRMEPLLLEELQVFQDASPITSLQLSSKRQQLYAGSATALAQLPLHRCGAYGKACAECCLARDPYCAWDGTACTRYVPNTKRRFRRQDVRNGDPNVLCSEDPRQGSVPQKQLYGVEGSTAFLECIPRSLQAQVLWTYQRTPDDPQREVQVDERVVRTERGVLLRSVQRADAGLYLCHATEHGFTQPLLRLSLEVISARQAAGTAPATDTQLAAGPPGRKVWYRDFLQLVERPPLGSADRVCQRLWSRGRPPPPPRTHAGPPGRGQSEEPRKARRRRTHEGPRAERGPRSASPW encoded by the exons ATGAGCCGCAcactgctcctgctcctgctcctgctgcgcggccccgccgccgccggccgcccccagcccgctgccaccccccgcctcaAGCTGGCCTTCCCCG AGCTGCGGGCTCGCCACGGGCTGCGCCTCTTCACGCTGGAGCGCTCCTGCTGCTACGAGGCCCTGCTGCTGGACGAGGAACGCGGCCGCCTCTTTGCCGGCGCCCAGAACCACCTCCTCTCCCTGGCCCTGGATGACATCAGCCAGCGGGACAGGAAG ATCTACTGGCCGGCGCCGGTGGAGTGGAGGGAGGAGTGCAACTGGGCTGGCAAGGACATCACC GCCGAGTGCATGAACTTTGTGAAGATCCTGCACCCCTACAACCGGACCCACCTGTACGCCTGCGGCACCGGCGCCTTCCACCCCGTCTGTGCCTTTGTGGAGGCCGGCCAGCACGCGgag GAGCCCCTCTTCAAGCTGGACCCCCGGCACACCGAGGACGGCAAGGGGAAGAGCCCCTACGACCCTCGGCACGCAGCCGCCTCCGTCCTCGTGG GCGAGGAGCTCTACTCTGGGGTGGCCACCGATCTGATGGGACGGGACTTTACCATCTTCCGCAGCCTGGGCCGGCGTCCCTCCATCCGTACCGAGCAGCACGACTCTCGCTGGCTCAACG aaCCCAAGTTCGTGGCTGTTTTCTGGGTGCCGGAGAGCGAGGACCCCGACGATGACAAGATCTACTTCTTCTTCCGCGAGACGGCGGTGGAgcggcagcaggggctgggcaaGACCAGCTTCGCCCGCATCGGCCAGATCTGCCGG AATGACGTGGGTGGGCAGCGCAGCCTGGTGAACAAGTGGACCACCTTCCTGAAGGCTCGGCTCGTCTGCGCCGTGCCGGGACCTGACGGGGCAGACACACATTTCGATGAGCTCC GGGACGTTTTCCTGCTGCAGACAAGGGACAAGCGCAACCCCCTGGTCTACGCCATCTTCTCCACCTCCAG CTCTGTTTTCCAGGGCTCGGCCATCTGCGTCTACACCATGGCTGACATCCGCCGGGCTTTCCTGGGCCCCTTCGCGCACAAGGAGGGTCCCAACTACCAGTGGGTGTCCTACCAGGGCCGTGTGCCGTACCCTCGTCCGGGCATG TGCCCCAGCAAAACCTTCGGCACCTTCGGCTCCACCAAGGACTTCCCGGACGAGGTGATCCAGTTTGCTCGGCATCACCCGCTGATGTACAACCCCgtgctgccccacggccaccGCCCCCTCTTCCTGCAAGCGGCCGTGCCCTACACCTTCACCCGCATTGCCGTGGACCGTGTCACTGCCGCCGATGGCCACTACGACGTCCTCTTCATCGGCACAG ATGTGGGCACGGTGCTGAAGGTGGTCTCAGTGCCCACGGAGAGCTGGCACCGCATGGAGccactgctgctggaggagctgcaggtCTTCCAG GACGCCTCCCCCATCAccagcctgcagctctcctccAAGCGG caacAGCTCTACGCTGGCTCGGCCACAGCGCTGGCCCAGCTGCCCCTGCACCGATGTGGCGCCTACGGCAAAGCCTGCGCCGAGTGCTGCCTGGCCCGGGACCCCTACTGCGCCTGGGATGGCACCGCCTGCACCCGCTACGTGCCCAACACAAAGAG GCGTTTCCGCCGGCAGGACGTCCGCAACGGTGACCCCAACGTGCTTTGCTCCGAAG ACCCGCGGCAGGGCAGTGTGCCCCAGAAGCAGCTCTACggggtggagggcagcaccgCCTTCCTGGAGTGCATCCCCAGATCCCTGCAAGCCCAGGTCCTCTGGACCTACCAGCGCACCCCGGATGACCCGCAGCGAGAG GTGCAGGTGGACGAGCGGGTGGTGCGGACGGAGCGGGGTGTCCTGCTGCGCAGCGTGCAGCGTGCCGACGCCGGCCTCTACCTCTGCCACGCCACCGAGCACGGCTTCACCCAGCCCCTGCTGCGGCTCTCCCTGGAGGTCATCAGCGCCCGGCAGGCAGCGGGCACGGCCCCTGCCACAGACACCCAGCTTgccgccggcccccccggccGCAAAGTCTGGTACCGGGACTTCCTCCAGCTGGTGGAGCGCCCACCGCTGGGATCCGCCGATAGGGTCTGCCAGCGGCTCTGGAGCCGGGGGagacccccaccgcccccccgcaCCCACGCCGGACCCCCCGGACGCGGGCAGAGCGAGGAGCCGCGCAAAGCCCGCCGCCGGCGTACCCACGAGGGGCCACGGGCAGAGCGGGGTCCCCGCAGCGCATCCCCCTGGTGa
- the LOC134521472 gene encoding 2'-5'-oligoadenylate synthase 1-like gives MEDTNGLLTVTAERLDAWIMDVLQPSTEFSDQVKWTTNQICEFLKKDCFLKETNIHVNKTVKGGSSGKGTALRNNSDADVVLFLSCFSSYQQQKQNRTGILDLIKRRLDDCRQSLMFTVYITEPRYKGPGNMPRSISLTLRSKVNSESTDVDILPAYDALGQVRRDDWLNPSLYEAAYVELLRAKGSAGEFSPCFTELQKKFVKRYPAKLKSLLRLVKHWYKERVKPQYHTKDLPPKYALELLTIYAWEQGTGSNESFKMAEGFRTVLELLCRPQEICIYWEAYYLLQHREIGAHVKSLLRQPCPIILDPADPTGILGQGNRWDLVAQEAARDRLLPCVSTAKPWAVQPAKPVTIEVKQLSGTSLTKTVSPGTTINELKEMINQKWGIPWYMQRLAQQESGMSSLILQNGNTLATYGIFYSTTLLLLQTEPQTMEVLVKDDKNRSTTYTVCPTDTVRQLKEQIHRRNGPHPDQLYLTYESRPLEDRHTLAHYNIQPMSTIFMLLRLRGGTGP, from the exons ATGGAAGACACGAACGGGCTGCTGACGGTGACCGCCGAGAGGCTGGACGCCTGGATCATGGATgtcctgcagcccagcacagaATTCAGCGACCAGGTGAAGTGGACAACGAATCAAATCTGTGAATTCCTGAAGAAGGACTGCTTCCTGAAGGAGACCAACATCCATGTCAACAAGACCGTCAAG GGCGGCTCATCAGGCAAGGGCACAGCCCTGCGGAACAACTCCGATGCCGATGTGGTGCTCttcctcagctgcttctccagctaccagcagcagaagcagaatagAACGGGTATCCTGGATTTGATCAAGAGGAGGCTGGATGACTGCAGGCAGAGCCTGATGTTCACCGTGTACATCACTGAGCCCCGGTACAAGGGTCCCGGCAATATGCCGCGCTCCATCAGCCTCACCCTCCGCTCCAAGGTGAACTCGGAGTCCACCGACGTGGACATCCTGCCTGCCTACGACGCCTTGG GACAGGTAAGACGGGACGACTGGCTGAACCCGAGCTTGTACGAGGCAGCCTACGTGGAGCTTCTGAGAGCCAAAGGCAGCGCCGGGGAGTTCTCCCCCTGCTTCACTGAGCTGCAGAAGAAGTTTGTGAAGCGTTATCCTGCCAAGCTGAAAAGCCTCCTGCGCCTGGTCAAGCACTGGTACAAGGAG AGGGTGAAGCCACAGTACCACACCAAGGACCTGCCTCCCAAGTATGCTCTGGAGCTGCTGACCATCTACGCCTGGGAGCAGGGCACAGGCTCCAATGAATCCTTCAAAATGGCTGAGGGCTTCCGTAcggtgctggagctgctctgccgaCCCCAGGAGATCTGCATCTACTGGGAGGCGTACTACTTGCTCCAGCACAGAGAGATCGGCGCCCATGTGAAGAGCCTGCTGCGCCAACCCTG CCCCATCATCCTGGACCCCGCCGACCCCACAGGGATCCTGGGACAAGGCAATAGATGGGACCTGGTGGCACAGGAAGCTGCCCGTGACCGTTTGCTGCCCTGTGTCAGCACTGCCAAGCCTTGGGCCGTGCAG CCGGCCAAGCCCGTGACGATTGAGGTGAAGCAGCTGTCGGGCACCAGCCTGACAAAGACCGTCAGCCCGGGCACCACCATCAATGAGCTGAAGGAGATGATCAATCAGAAGTGGGGCATCCCCTGGTACATGCAGCGCCTGGCGCAGCAGGAGTCGGGAATGAGCAGCCTCATCCTGCAGAATGGCAATACCTTGGCCACCTACGGCATCTTCTACAGCACCACGCTGTTGCTGCTGCAGACTGAGCCCCAGACGATGGAGGTCTTAGTGAAGGACGACAAGAACCGGAGCACCACCTACACGGTGTGTCCCACCGACACTGTCCGGCAGCTAAAGGAGCAGATCCACAGGCGGAATGGGCCTCACCCCGACCAGCTGTACCTGACGTATGAGTCCAGGCCTCTGGAGGACCGGCACACGCTGGCACACTACAACATCCAGCCCATGAGCACCATCTTCATGCTCCTGCGGCTCCGGGGGGGCACAGGTCCCTGA